From Halobacteriovorax sp. HLS, the proteins below share one genomic window:
- a CDS encoding RNA pseudouridine synthase, protein MIQNKANLCILKNYSTIEELLSKELLFSKSFLKKTFAKNFLNKKVMSKDELYLPLDILNKGLINPIYSNQKIEKIFEDENFLVINKPFGIHGHPHTYLETDTVLNSIRSEYCYEHLTYFQESAESTLLYRLDKETSGVLIFAKSLELHNKCRENFSKIAKRKEYLAVVRGDFNKDGQHQHELTTFGPKGATMKATPCSGSGVTLEVEKIDYNEQENLSLVKVLLGRGVKHQIRCQLAQIGFPILGDILYGGSESERLFLHAHRYQLEFEGHQLDAIARPSDLFLRFFNLNSGL, encoded by the coding sequence TTGATTCAAAATAAAGCAAATCTGTGTATATTAAAAAATTATTCGACTATAGAAGAGCTCCTTAGTAAGGAGCTTCTTTTTTCAAAAAGCTTTCTGAAAAAAACTTTTGCAAAGAACTTTTTAAATAAGAAAGTAATGAGCAAAGACGAGCTATATTTACCATTGGATATACTAAATAAAGGCCTGATAAACCCAATTTATAGCAATCAAAAAATTGAGAAGATTTTTGAAGATGAAAACTTCTTAGTTATAAATAAGCCTTTTGGTATTCATGGTCACCCTCACACCTACTTAGAAACAGATACTGTGCTTAATTCAATTCGAAGCGAATACTGTTATGAGCATCTTACTTACTTTCAAGAAAGTGCTGAGTCTACACTATTGTATAGATTAGATAAGGAAACAAGCGGAGTGCTAATCTTTGCAAAAAGTTTAGAGTTACATAATAAATGTCGTGAAAATTTTTCTAAAATTGCAAAAAGAAAAGAGTATCTAGCAGTTGTGCGTGGAGATTTCAATAAAGATGGACAACATCAACATGAACTCACGACATTTGGCCCTAAAGGGGCCACGATGAAAGCAACTCCTTGTTCAGGAAGTGGAGTAACATTAGAAGTTGAAAAAATAGATTATAACGAACAAGAGAACCTTTCTCTAGTTAAGGTATTACTAGGTCGTGGAGTTAAACACCAAATTCGCTGTCAATTAGCGCAAATTGGATTTCCTATTTTAGGTGATATTCTTTATGGGGGGAGTGAAAGTGAGCGATTATTTTTACACGCTCATAGATATCAATTAGAGTTTGAAGGACATCAGCTTGATGCTATAGCAAGACCAAGTGATTTATTTCTTAGATTCTTTAACTTGAACAGTGGCCTTTAA
- a CDS encoding flagellar motor protein MotB: MAEEAENQAAGGGDEVPPEEVKCPDCPPGLPGWMATFSDLVTLLLTFFVLLLSFAKTETAKYEAALGSIRDAFGGNVLKHGEVIQRGKSPDDSPTMIDSQEPIRPFPIDFLTMEGILDKHEINRESDEDLKKMKNDLYEFNLSDSVNIYEMPEGIKVRVKDKIYFKKGSLEIANEKLSVDVYSRLIKLLTNKSWTVFVQGHASRGEESTDKKKDAFELSGARASAVTRSLVRRGVKPERITTVFYGDVRPENIPGKSQKLIEEASRRVEFIIRKTDLDTTGHKVDSK; the protein is encoded by the coding sequence ATGGCAGAAGAAGCAGAAAACCAAGCCGCTGGTGGTGGTGATGAAGTACCACCAGAAGAAGTTAAGTGTCCCGATTGTCCCCCTGGCCTTCCGGGCTGGATGGCGACATTTTCGGATCTCGTTACACTGCTACTGACATTCTTCGTTTTACTTCTATCATTTGCTAAAACTGAAACAGCTAAATATGAAGCAGCATTAGGTTCTATTCGTGATGCTTTTGGTGGAAACGTCTTAAAGCACGGTGAGGTAATTCAAAGAGGTAAGTCTCCTGATGATTCTCCAACTATGATTGACTCTCAGGAACCTATTAGGCCATTTCCTATCGACTTCCTCACAATGGAAGGTATTTTAGATAAGCATGAAATTAATCGAGAGTCAGATGAAGACTTGAAGAAGATGAAGAATGATCTCTATGAATTTAATCTATCCGACTCTGTAAATATCTATGAAATGCCTGAAGGTATCAAGGTTAGGGTTAAGGATAAGATTTACTTTAAAAAAGGGTCTTTGGAGATCGCTAATGAAAAGCTATCTGTAGATGTTTATTCAAGGCTTATTAAATTACTCACTAATAAGTCTTGGACTGTTTTCGTCCAAGGCCATGCTAGTAGAGGTGAAGAGTCTACAGATAAGAAAAAAGATGCTTTTGAACTCTCTGGAGCAAGAGCAAGTGCTGTTACTAGATCTTTAGTTCGTAGAGGTGTAAAACCAGAAAGAATAACGACAGTCTTTTATGGAGATGTTCGTCCTGAGAATATTCCAGGTAAGAGTCAGAAGCTGATTGAAGAGGCTTCAAGAAGAGTTGAGTTCATTATTCGTAAAACAGATCTTGATACTACAGGACATAAGGTTGATTCAAAATAA
- a CDS encoding WYL domain-containing protein, giving the protein MHNNSLILKEEFWTFLTCLENLNETLPLKDFLILSDLDENMFTDCVAFLENLNYFVEINEVQGRRFIAPIKLEKKISLQLTFKEWLAFQAHFPKMDEDKGTFHHEVLSEKLSTIETEYAEHDLFRAIHDEEKRFELLEKIDLKHRSYLQKTDEAIKRGFVMSIELHDGRKFDYFAHKAVFIEGELCLVGEDCNDRCLVYFNILEIEELKVDLDIQYIPNYSSIEVNDFIAAIRAVSGQEERLVLKIVSSSNVDLRPSYQFLGNPYVTTNMNGDLIWAASVERSDELYEWLLSINDHIEILDPSSLKKEYLEYCQAKLETIEEEYKKAG; this is encoded by the coding sequence ATGCATAATAACTCATTGATTTTAAAGGAAGAATTTTGGACTTTTCTAACATGCTTAGAAAATTTAAATGAAACACTTCCGCTAAAAGATTTTCTTATTCTATCTGATTTAGATGAAAATATGTTCACTGACTGTGTGGCATTTTTAGAAAATTTAAATTACTTCGTTGAAATTAATGAAGTGCAAGGTAGGAGATTTATTGCACCAATAAAGTTGGAAAAGAAAATCTCTCTTCAATTAACTTTTAAAGAGTGGCTTGCCTTTCAAGCACACTTTCCAAAGATGGATGAAGATAAAGGTACTTTTCATCATGAAGTTTTAAGTGAAAAATTATCTACAATTGAAACAGAATATGCTGAGCATGATCTGTTTCGCGCAATCCATGATGAAGAAAAAAGATTTGAACTATTAGAAAAGATTGATCTTAAACATAGAAGCTACTTACAAAAAACAGATGAAGCTATTAAGCGTGGATTTGTTATGTCTATAGAATTGCATGATGGGAGAAAGTTCGACTACTTTGCTCATAAAGCAGTTTTTATAGAAGGGGAATTATGTTTAGTAGGTGAAGATTGTAATGATCGATGTCTTGTTTATTTCAATATTTTAGAGATTGAAGAGCTCAAAGTTGATTTAGATATTCAGTATATTCCAAATTATAGCTCCATTGAAGTTAATGACTTTATCGCAGCGATTAGAGCAGTTTCTGGACAAGAAGAAAGATTAGTTTTAAAGATTGTTTCTTCAAGTAATGTGGACCTAAGGCCATCTTACCAATTCTTAGGTAATCCTTATGTAACGACGAATATGAATGGGGACTTGATTTGGGCCGCATCTGTAGAAAGAAGTGATGAGCTTTATGAGTGGTTACTTAGCATTAATGACCATATTGAAATCTTAGATCCAAGTTCTTTAAAGAAAGAATATCTAGAATATTGTCAAGCTAAGCTTGAAACTATTGAAGAAGAATATAAGAAGGCAGGTTAG